One window of Leifsonia sp. AK011 genomic DNA carries:
- a CDS encoding MFS transporter: MTSQAATPPPSALAPLKVAAFRALWIAALVSNIGSWMQTVGAQWFLVESDASPVLIALVQSASAAPILLLGIPAGVLGEFVNRRTLLIWVQAAQVVIGLLLTVLTATGAMTPALLLSLTFLLGAASAVQLPAYQAIVPDIVPREFIPSAAGLSSISVNLARAIGPAIAGVIIASLGVPFVFALNAASFAFFLLVLVFWRDYRAPEHSPEPFFDGLRAGLRYVSHAGVVRRICVRLGLFIVPASALFALLPLIATDHLGLDSNGYGLLLAAIGIGSICGAFVITPAVQRFGMNGVVIAASAVFGFGLIATSLAPNLWVVLPVLAVVGLAWIGVLATLNGAVQSFLPVWVRTRGLSVYQIVWFGATAAGSALAGAAAAVFGVGHTSVVAGALVVLVAVSQLLWPLLTTSDKGRMPAVLPLTDAPLVDALPIDEDAATLVLVRYTVPAERRAEFLAALRLVKRSRQRTGARQWQVYDDRERPGVIVEAFRLGSWREHLAQHEGRSTQYDEKVQNAAKAFSTAPVEVEHLIEAL; encoded by the coding sequence ATGACGAGCCAGGCCGCCACACCGCCACCGTCGGCCCTCGCGCCACTCAAGGTCGCGGCGTTCCGCGCCCTGTGGATCGCCGCACTCGTATCCAACATCGGCAGCTGGATGCAGACCGTCGGCGCGCAGTGGTTCCTCGTGGAGAGCGATGCCTCCCCCGTGCTCATCGCACTCGTGCAGAGCGCCTCGGCGGCTCCCATCCTGCTCCTCGGCATCCCCGCGGGGGTTCTCGGGGAGTTCGTCAATCGACGCACCCTGCTCATCTGGGTGCAGGCGGCACAGGTCGTGATCGGTCTTCTGCTGACCGTCCTCACCGCGACCGGTGCGATGACGCCCGCCCTCCTGCTCTCGCTGACATTCCTTCTCGGGGCGGCGTCGGCTGTGCAGCTCCCCGCCTACCAGGCGATCGTGCCCGACATCGTGCCGAGGGAGTTCATCCCGAGCGCTGCCGGACTCAGCTCCATCTCCGTCAACCTCGCCCGGGCGATCGGTCCGGCCATCGCGGGCGTGATCATCGCGAGCCTCGGGGTGCCGTTCGTCTTCGCCCTCAATGCCGCGTCATTCGCCTTCTTCCTGCTCGTGCTGGTGTTCTGGCGCGACTACCGCGCGCCGGAGCATAGCCCGGAGCCGTTCTTCGACGGGCTCCGCGCCGGGTTGAGGTACGTGAGCCACGCGGGCGTGGTGCGCCGCATCTGCGTGCGACTCGGCCTGTTCATCGTTCCGGCGTCAGCGCTCTTCGCGCTTCTGCCTCTCATCGCGACCGACCATCTGGGGCTCGACTCCAACGGCTACGGGCTGCTGCTTGCTGCGATCGGCATCGGCTCGATCTGCGGTGCGTTCGTCATTACACCGGCCGTGCAGCGGTTCGGAATGAACGGGGTGGTGATCGCGGCATCCGCCGTCTTCGGCTTTGGTCTCATCGCCACGAGTCTCGCCCCGAACCTGTGGGTGGTCCTGCCGGTGCTCGCGGTGGTTGGGCTCGCCTGGATCGGCGTGCTCGCAACGCTCAACGGCGCTGTGCAGTCATTCCTGCCGGTGTGGGTGCGAACGCGCGGGCTCTCGGTCTACCAGATCGTGTGGTTCGGGGCCACGGCCGCAGGTTCGGCGCTTGCCGGCGCGGCCGCCGCGGTCTTCGGGGTCGGGCACACGAGCGTCGTGGCCGGGGCGCTCGTGGTGCTCGTTGCGGTGAGCCAGCTGCTGTGGCCCCTGCTCACCACGTCCGACAAGGGACGGATGCCCGCGGTGCTGCCCCTCACCGACGCCCCGCTCGTCGATGCACTCCCGATCGATGAGGATGCCGCGACTCTCGTGCTCGTGCGCTACACGGTGCCGGCCGAGAGGCGCGCGGAGTTCCTGGCGGCACTGCGGCTCGTGAAGCGCAGCCGCCAGCGCACGGGTGCTCGACAGTGGCAGGTCTACGACGACCGCGAACGGCCGGGTGTGATCGTCGAGGCCTTCCGGCTCGGGAGCTGGCGGGAGCACCTCGCCCAGCACGAGGGCCGCTCGACGCAGTACGACGAGAAGGTGCAGAACGCGGCGAAGGCGTTCTCGACGGCGCCCGTCGAGGTGGAGCACCTCATCGAGGCGCTGTAG
- a CDS encoding pseudouridine-5'-phosphate glycosidase, translated as MTTPFILSDEVEAALAAGKPVVALESTIISHGLPRPRNHEAAIEFETILRDAGVTPATIAVLDGVPRIGLDSDGVRRIAEEELAKASVRDLPIIAAAGSSAATTVAATSHLAALAGIRVFATGGLGGVHRGANESFDESADISTLAVTPITVVSAGVKSVLDIAATLERLETLSVPVIGFGTTVFPSFWLRESEYTLDWAVDDAADVAAIMKAQDSLGHGQGIVVANPIPLDQQWDPDEHDRVLAEALSLAEAAGVTGKAVTPFLLLKIVELSDGRSLEVNLDLARNNVRVAGQIATAWSALG; from the coding sequence ATGACCACCCCGTTCATCCTCTCCGACGAGGTGGAGGCGGCGCTCGCCGCTGGCAAGCCCGTCGTCGCCCTCGAGTCGACCATCATCTCCCACGGCCTCCCTCGCCCGCGCAACCACGAGGCGGCGATCGAGTTCGAGACGATCCTCCGCGACGCGGGTGTGACGCCCGCGACCATCGCCGTGCTCGACGGCGTTCCGCGCATCGGCCTCGACTCTGACGGGGTGCGCCGCATCGCCGAGGAGGAGCTCGCGAAGGCCTCCGTGCGTGACCTGCCGATCATCGCGGCGGCGGGCTCGAGCGCGGCCACGACGGTGGCCGCGACATCCCACCTCGCCGCGCTCGCGGGTATCCGTGTCTTCGCGACGGGCGGCCTCGGGGGAGTGCACCGCGGCGCGAACGAGAGCTTCGACGAGTCTGCCGACATCTCCACCCTCGCCGTCACGCCCATCACGGTCGTCAGCGCGGGGGTGAAGTCGGTGCTCGACATCGCGGCGACCCTCGAGCGGCTCGAGACCCTCAGCGTTCCCGTGATCGGGTTCGGCACCACGGTCTTCCCGAGTTTCTGGCTGCGAGAGTCCGAATACACGCTCGACTGGGCGGTGGATGACGCGGCCGACGTTGCGGCCATCATGAAGGCCCAGGACTCCCTCGGTCACGGCCAGGGCATCGTCGTCGCCAACCCGATCCCCCTCGACCAGCAGTGGGACCCGGACGAGCACGACCGGGTGCTCGCCGAGGCCCTCAGCCTCGCGGAGGCAGCTGGCGTCACGGGCAAGGCTGTCACGCCATTCCTGCTGCTCAAGATCGTCGAACTCTCCGACGGGCGCAGCCTCGAGGTCAACCTCGACCTCGCGCGCAACAACGTGCGCGTCGCTGGCCAGATCGCCACGGCATGGTCGGCGCTTGGCTAG
- a CDS encoding alcohol dehydrogenase catalytic domain-containing protein: MRAAVATAFDKPLTLEERPVPKPGSGQVLVRLETCGLCHTDIHAMRGDWPVKPSLPFVPGHEGVGIIEELGAGVTRRAVGERVALPWLGHACGECRYCIDGRENLCESQQNTGYSIDGGYAEYALADARFASPVPNGISPLEAAPLACAGVTTYAAVKAAHIIPTERVAIFGVGGLGHLAVQYARIVGAEVVAIDVTEEKLDLALELGADHVVNAREVDPVEALQSLGGVDVAIVLALAPQVFDQAFASLNRGGRLILVSLPVEGTLTVPIFDTVLKGISIIGSIVGTRQDLAEVFALHAAGRTRVVAEARSLDDANAAVEQVLEGVVPARLVFEF, from the coding sequence ATGCGCGCAGCCGTAGCGACCGCATTCGACAAGCCGCTCACTCTCGAGGAGCGACCCGTTCCGAAGCCCGGCTCCGGGCAGGTGCTCGTGCGTCTCGAGACGTGCGGCCTCTGTCACACCGACATCCATGCCATGCGGGGTGACTGGCCGGTCAAGCCGTCCCTGCCGTTCGTACCAGGGCACGAGGGCGTCGGCATCATCGAGGAACTCGGCGCTGGCGTCACGCGTCGCGCCGTGGGTGAGCGAGTAGCGCTGCCCTGGCTCGGACACGCGTGCGGCGAGTGCCGCTACTGCATCGATGGCAGGGAGAACCTCTGCGAGAGCCAGCAGAACACCGGCTACTCGATCGACGGTGGGTACGCGGAGTACGCGCTCGCGGACGCCCGCTTCGCCTCGCCCGTGCCGAACGGCATCTCGCCACTGGAGGCCGCGCCCCTCGCGTGCGCTGGCGTCACGACCTACGCGGCCGTCAAGGCAGCGCACATCATCCCGACCGAGCGTGTGGCCATCTTCGGCGTCGGCGGGCTCGGCCACCTGGCCGTGCAGTACGCCCGCATCGTGGGTGCCGAGGTCGTCGCGATCGACGTCACGGAGGAGAAGCTGGACCTCGCGCTCGAACTCGGCGCGGACCATGTCGTGAACGCGCGCGAGGTCGACCCGGTGGAGGCGCTCCAGTCCCTCGGTGGTGTGGATGTCGCGATCGTGCTCGCACTGGCCCCCCAGGTGTTCGACCAGGCCTTTGCGTCGCTCAACCGCGGCGGCCGTCTCATCCTCGTCTCGCTTCCGGTGGAGGGCACCCTCACGGTCCCGATCTTCGACACCGTGCTCAAGGGCATCTCCATCATCGGGTCCATCGTGGGCACCCGGCAGGACCTCGCCGAGGTCTTCGCGCTCCATGCCGCCGGGCGCACGCGCGTCGTCGCCGAGGCGCGCAGTCTCGACGATGCGAACGCCGCGGTCGAGCAGGTGCTGGAGGGTGTCGTGCCTGCGAGGCTGGTCTTCGAGTTCTGA
- a CDS encoding universal stress protein: MEKIVVAIDPETDPAGQPALEWAIARAQAGSASLELLTVIPSRHGPRGDDLVQSAAPYAEDVQRAADLARTRAPASPVSVSVRRGSPARVLMAVSWRADLLVIGSHPTGPLAGILRGTLALQVAGRSECPVAVVPSGWEPGGPGGVVVGWTDDATADEALEIAAQEAADAGTTLTIVNSWGQPFGTDAVPEVVDVLRELVETAARRVRASHPGLPVEVAFGPTPAVVALVERARTAGLVVVGSHGRGALGSLILGSTSHDVLVNMPCPVLVVPSPGERITVLPEIAPEDEP, from the coding sequence ATGGAGAAGATCGTCGTCGCGATCGATCCCGAAACCGATCCAGCCGGGCAGCCGGCGCTGGAGTGGGCGATCGCCCGGGCGCAGGCCGGATCGGCCTCACTCGAGTTGCTGACGGTGATTCCCTCGAGGCACGGACCGCGCGGGGACGACCTCGTGCAATCGGCGGCCCCCTACGCGGAGGACGTGCAGCGCGCAGCGGACCTCGCGAGGACGCGCGCTCCCGCGTCACCCGTCTCGGTGAGTGTGAGGCGCGGCTCGCCCGCGCGCGTGCTGATGGCTGTGTCGTGGCGAGCCGACCTGCTCGTGATCGGATCTCACCCGACCGGTCCTCTCGCCGGCATCCTCCGAGGCACGCTGGCACTGCAGGTCGCGGGCAGGTCGGAATGCCCCGTCGCCGTCGTGCCCTCGGGCTGGGAGCCCGGCGGGCCCGGCGGTGTCGTGGTCGGGTGGACGGATGACGCGACCGCCGATGAAGCTCTGGAGATCGCCGCACAGGAAGCCGCGGACGCCGGCACGACGCTCACGATCGTGAACTCGTGGGGACAGCCCTTCGGCACGGACGCCGTCCCCGAGGTGGTCGACGTGCTGCGCGAGCTCGTCGAGACGGCGGCCCGTCGGGTTCGCGCCAGCCATCCCGGCCTCCCGGTAGAGGTGGCGTTCGGCCCGACACCCGCGGTCGTCGCGCTCGTGGAGCGCGCGCGCACCGCGGGACTGGTCGTCGTGGGCAGCCACGGCCGGGGCGCGCTGGGCAGTCTCATCCTGGGTTCGACGAGCCATGACGTGCTCGTGAACATGCCGTGTCCCGTGCTCGTGGTTCCGTCACCGGGTGAGCGCATCACCGTGCTCCCCGAGATCGCACCGGAGGACGAACCGTGA
- a CDS encoding Dyp-type peroxidase, with protein MTTEPGWARTPIEPQSVDAPLSRSAVFLTLTLSGHPDAASRARSVLGDLGGLVRAVGFRDLGGHLSCVAAIGSEAWDAVTGLSRPAQLHPFPEVVGPAHTAPSTPGDLFFHIRAERADMCFELERLILDKLGDAIIVADETVGFRYFDSRDLLGFVDGTENPTGSGMTEWSLVGEDDPDHAGGSYVVVQKYLHDLAGWQSLSTETQEKIIGRTKPDNIELDDLTRKSHKDLATIVDDDGVEHDILRDNMPFGSPGSGEFGTYFIGYSKDVWVTERMISAMFLGDPPGAYDRILDFSHAVTGATFFAPSNDVLESFGD; from the coding sequence ATGACCACCGAGCCGGGCTGGGCCCGCACCCCCATCGAGCCACAGTCGGTCGACGCCCCGCTGTCCCGGTCCGCGGTGTTCCTCACGCTCACGCTGTCCGGTCACCCGGATGCCGCCTCCCGCGCCCGCTCGGTGCTCGGCGATCTCGGGGGTCTCGTGCGGGCGGTGGGGTTCCGCGACCTCGGCGGACACCTGTCGTGCGTAGCGGCCATCGGCTCGGAGGCGTGGGATGCCGTCACCGGCCTGTCACGGCCGGCTCAGCTGCATCCGTTCCCCGAGGTGGTGGGCCCTGCCCACACCGCGCCCTCGACCCCTGGCGACCTCTTCTTCCACATCCGCGCCGAGCGCGCGGACATGTGCTTCGAGCTCGAGCGGCTCATCCTCGACAAGCTGGGCGACGCGATCATCGTGGCCGACGAGACGGTCGGCTTCCGCTACTTCGACTCGCGCGATCTTCTCGGATTCGTTGACGGCACCGAGAACCCGACGGGTTCCGGTATGACCGAGTGGTCGCTCGTGGGGGAGGACGACCCCGATCACGCTGGCGGCAGCTACGTCGTGGTGCAGAAGTACCTCCACGACCTCGCGGGCTGGCAGTCACTCAGCACGGAGACGCAGGAGAAGATCATCGGGCGCACCAAGCCAGACAACATCGAGCTCGACGATCTCACCCGCAAGTCGCACAAGGACCTGGCCACGATCGTCGACGACGACGGGGTGGAGCACGACATCCTCCGCGACAACATGCCCTTCGGCAGCCCGGGCAGCGGTGAGTTCGGCACCTACTTCATCGGCTACTCGAAGGATGTCTGGGTGACCGAGCGGATGATCAGCGCGATGTTCCTCGGGGACCCTCCCGGCGCTTACGACCGCATCCTCGACTTCTCGCACGCCGTCACTGGTGCCACGTTCTTCGCGCCATCGAACGACGTGCTCGAGTCGTTCGGCGACTAG
- a CDS encoding GAF domain-containing protein, with protein MSLARLVESAQHVLATQSRLRNLLKANHSVAGEIELAVVLSTIVEAAVDLVGARYGAVGVIGPDGGLEQFIHVGMPDDLVARIGHLPEGHGLLGALIEEQEPIRLPRIDADPRSSGFPAGHPPMTTFLGVPIRVRDETYGNLYLAEREGGPFSAEDEELLVALAATAGAAVDHARLFDESQRRQRWTVASAEVTAALLSDDSEESLAVLADRVALLADADLVCVVLPLPDGRLRVDVARGEGADALVGLVFDSADTLAGRADESGHPHLSDLGDADDPLATGPTMALPIAIAGSIAADRGGVLTVTRAPGRPRFATTDLDMAADFAAQASVALRLAAGRADRQKLAVLEDRSRIARDLHDNVIQRLFGAGLSLQAIAGQADERLRARLVEQVDALDAAIADIRTAIFTMTSQSDTEQPTLRHRVIDLLGELSEVFTDAPRLAFAGPVDLMVPTDVADDVVAVVREGLANVARHAQAEHAWALVAVLDGTVVVEIEDDGRGIAPESTRSSGTANLAARAEARGGTVELAPRHPRGTVLRWRVPLEESE; from the coding sequence ATGTCATTGGCGCGGCTCGTCGAGTCCGCACAACACGTCCTCGCGACCCAGAGTCGCCTGCGCAACCTGCTCAAGGCGAACCATTCCGTGGCGGGCGAGATCGAGCTCGCGGTCGTACTGAGCACCATCGTCGAAGCCGCGGTCGATCTCGTGGGAGCCAGGTACGGCGCGGTCGGGGTGATCGGCCCTGACGGCGGGCTCGAGCAGTTCATCCACGTCGGGATGCCGGATGACCTCGTGGCACGGATCGGACACCTGCCAGAGGGCCACGGCCTGCTTGGGGCTCTCATCGAGGAGCAGGAGCCCATCCGGTTGCCGAGGATCGATGCGGATCCACGGTCGAGCGGCTTCCCCGCCGGTCACCCACCCATGACGACGTTCCTCGGGGTACCCATCCGCGTCCGCGACGAGACGTACGGCAACCTCTACCTCGCCGAGCGCGAGGGCGGACCGTTCAGCGCGGAGGACGAGGAACTGCTGGTGGCGCTCGCGGCCACGGCGGGAGCTGCGGTGGACCACGCGAGGCTGTTCGACGAGAGCCAGCGCCGCCAGCGGTGGACCGTGGCATCCGCCGAGGTCACGGCCGCGCTGCTCTCGGATGACTCCGAGGAGTCCCTCGCCGTGCTCGCCGACCGGGTCGCGCTGCTGGCCGACGCCGATCTCGTCTGTGTTGTGCTCCCGCTACCGGACGGCCGCCTCCGCGTCGATGTGGCCAGGGGTGAGGGGGCCGATGCCCTTGTCGGTCTCGTCTTCGACTCGGCCGACACACTCGCCGGCCGCGCGGACGAGAGCGGTCATCCCCACCTGTCAGACCTGGGCGACGCCGACGACCCGCTCGCGACCGGTCCGACGATGGCCCTCCCGATCGCCATTGCGGGATCCATCGCCGCAGACCGCGGCGGAGTGCTGACCGTCACACGAGCACCCGGGCGGCCCCGCTTCGCGACGACCGATCTCGACATGGCCGCCGACTTCGCCGCACAGGCGAGCGTCGCCCTGCGGCTTGCCGCGGGTCGCGCCGACCGGCAGAAACTTGCGGTTCTCGAGGACCGCTCCCGCATCGCCCGCGACCTCCACGACAACGTGATCCAGCGGCTCTTCGGGGCAGGGTTGTCGCTCCAGGCGATCGCCGGGCAGGCCGATGAGCGGCTCCGTGCGAGGCTCGTCGAGCAGGTCGACGCTCTGGATGCCGCGATCGCCGACATCCGCACGGCCATCTTCACGATGACGTCCCAGTCGGACACCGAGCAACCGACGCTCCGACATCGCGTCATCGATCTCCTCGGTGAACTCTCCGAGGTCTTCACGGATGCACCCCGCCTGGCCTTCGCCGGTCCCGTCGACCTCATGGTGCCGACCGACGTGGCCGATGATGTCGTCGCGGTGGTGCGGGAGGGGCTCGCCAACGTCGCCAGGCACGCGCAGGCCGAGCACGCGTGGGCACTCGTTGCGGTTCTCGACGGCACGGTGGTCGTCGAGATCGAGGATGACGGGCGGGGGATCGCGCCAGAGTCCACTCGGTCGAGTGGCACGGCGAACCTCGCGGCAAGGGCCGAGGCCCGGGGCGGAACCGTGGAGCTTGCGCCGCGGCATCCGCGCGGTACGGTGCTCAGGTGGCGAGTTCCGTTGGAGGAGAGTGAATGA
- a CDS encoding response regulator transcription factor codes for MIRVFLVDDHEIVRRGVADLINAEPDLEVVGEASTVREAKGRVAATIPHVAVLDVQLPDGNGVDLCRDIRSRNPEVRCLMLTAYADDEASRTAVLAGASGYVLKDIRGQGLLESIRRVARGESLVTAATSRRVVEQATSTARTAAVDLSLREQQVLQLIAEGLTNRQIGERLELAEKTVKNYVSGLLAKLGMERRTQAAVYGAQHPRD; via the coding sequence ATGATCCGGGTGTTCCTGGTCGATGACCACGAGATCGTTCGGCGAGGTGTCGCCGACCTGATCAATGCCGAGCCCGACCTCGAGGTCGTGGGCGAAGCGTCCACGGTTCGCGAGGCGAAGGGGCGGGTGGCCGCCACGATCCCGCACGTGGCCGTGCTCGATGTGCAGTTGCCCGATGGCAACGGGGTGGACCTCTGCCGTGACATCCGTTCGCGCAATCCCGAGGTGCGCTGCCTCATGCTCACCGCCTACGCCGACGACGAGGCGAGCCGCACGGCGGTGCTCGCGGGCGCGTCGGGCTACGTACTCAAGGACATCCGGGGTCAGGGCCTCCTCGAGAGCATCCGCAGGGTGGCCAGGGGTGAGAGTCTCGTGACCGCCGCCACGAGCCGACGCGTCGTCGAGCAGGCCACGAGCACGGCCAGGACCGCGGCCGTCGACCTGAGCCTGCGCGAGCAGCAGGTGCTGCAGCTCATCGCCGAGGGTCTCACCAACCGGCAGATCGGTGAGCGACTCGAGCTCGCCGAGAAGACGGTGAAGAACTACGTCTCCGGGCTGCTCGCCAAGCTCGGCATGGAACGCCGCACCCAGGCCGCCGTTTACGGGGCTCAGCACCCGCGCGACTAG
- a CDS encoding universal stress protein, with amino-acid sequence MTIRVGVDGSGPSRAALTWAAKRAASDGSDLALVHVVDGEWGQLGHGVAENESDAGAHVLTEAADLARRFAPDTSTTTTLLHGSTAWVLASTAEPGDLLVVGTHKTGYLTGRALGTRSIVVASVAESSVAVIPDTQVSARRGVVVGVAAGSAWEAAVAWGANEATRLGNELSLVHATTGDDGNELLAEAAALASRIHPALVIRRRVSRRRASEALLDASRSAGLLVLGASHVSTARAGFLGSTTHEVLLNINSPVVVARA; translated from the coding sequence GTGACGATCAGGGTCGGGGTGGACGGCTCTGGACCGAGCCGTGCCGCACTCACGTGGGCGGCGAAGCGGGCAGCATCCGACGGTTCGGACCTCGCGCTGGTCCATGTGGTCGACGGCGAGTGGGGCCAGCTCGGCCACGGGGTCGCCGAGAACGAGTCGGATGCCGGGGCACACGTGCTCACGGAAGCCGCAGACCTCGCACGCCGCTTCGCCCCCGACACCTCCACCACCACGACACTCCTCCACGGGAGCACGGCGTGGGTGCTGGCCTCGACTGCCGAGCCCGGCGACCTGCTCGTGGTGGGCACCCACAAGACGGGTTACCTGACCGGTCGCGCCCTCGGGACGAGGAGCATCGTCGTGGCATCCGTCGCGGAGAGCTCGGTCGCGGTGATCCCCGATACCCAGGTGTCGGCGCGGCGCGGAGTCGTCGTGGGGGTTGCAGCCGGGAGCGCCTGGGAGGCTGCGGTGGCCTGGGGCGCGAACGAGGCGACGCGCCTGGGGAACGAGCTATCCCTCGTTCATGCGACCACCGGCGACGACGGGAACGAACTGCTCGCCGAGGCCGCCGCCCTCGCCTCGCGCATTCACCCCGCGCTCGTCATCCGGAGGCGGGTGTCCCGTCGACGGGCCTCGGAGGCGCTCCTCGACGCAAGCCGATCCGCAGGCCTCCTGGTTCTCGGCGCGAGCCACGTGAGCACCGCACGCGCTGGCTTCCTCGGATCGACGACGCACGAGGTACTGCTCAACATCAACTCGCCGGTTGTCGTGGCGCGCGCGTGA